The genomic interval GCGGCCTTGTTGGCGGCGCGGAACGCCGACAGCGGGAACAGCTGGATCGCCACCCCGGCCTGGGCCAGTTCGTCGCGGGTGAACAGCGGGGTCTTGCCGAATTCGGTGATGTTGGCCAGCACCGGCACCTTCACCGCGTCGACGAAACGGCGGTAGGTGTCCAGGTCGTAGGCGGCCTCGGCGAAGATGCCGTCGGCGCCGGCTTCGACGCAGGCGATGGCGCGCTCGATCGCCGCGTCCACCCCATCCACCTGGATCGCGTCGGTGCGCGCGATCAGGAAGAAATCGGCATCGGTCTTGGCATCGGCCGCGGCCTTGACCCGGTCGGCCATCTCGCCCTGGCTCACGATCTCCTTGCCGGGCCGGTGGCCGCAGCGCTTGGCGCCGACCTGGTCCTCGATATGGCAGGCGGCCGCGCCGGCCTTGATCAGCGCCTTGATGGTGCGCTCGATGTTGAACGCGCTCGGGCCGAAGCCGGTGTCGATGTCCACCAGCAACGGCAGGTCGCAGACATCGGTGATGCGGCGCACGTCGATCAACACGTCGTCGAGGGTGTTGATGCCCAGGTCCGGCAGGCCCAGCGAGCCGGCGGCGACGCCGCCGCCGGACAGGTAGAT from Xanthomonas sp. DAR 34887 carries:
- the prpB gene encoding methylisocitrate lyase, which translates into the protein MSHVSAGARFRAALAAESPLQVIGAINANHALLAQRAGYKAIYLSGGGVAAGSLGLPDLGINTLDDVLIDVRRITDVCDLPLLVDIDTGFGPSAFNIERTIKALIKAGAAACHIEDQVGAKRCGHRPGKEIVSQGEMADRVKAAADAKTDADFFLIARTDAIQVDGVDAAIERAIACVEAGADGIFAEAAYDLDTYRRFVDAVKVPVLANITEFGKTPLFTRDELAQAGVAIQLFPLSAFRAANKAAEAVYTAIRRDGHQQNVVGTMQTREELYERIGYHAFEQRLDALFAGKGA